In Tachypleus tridentatus isolate NWPU-2018 chromosome 3, ASM421037v1, whole genome shotgun sequence, the sequence GAAGCTATCTTGGAGTTACACACAGAGTACAATGATTGAAAGTGTTCAGTGTTACTGTTAACAAACTGGGACATCcttaatactaataatttaaGTTCCGATTATATTattcagaattatttaaaattgcaGTTTACGTTCACgctaattatattttcttttttgttttagtcTCTAGTTATTACGATAACAGCGAAAATATGTATtagtggttgtttttgttttcaacttgAACTCTCAGTTTTAGAGAAGTGtagataaagaataaaaagtatGTTAAACCTGGGAAGCTTGTTATATTTTAAGGTCTCTTTTTTTTGGACACCAAGATAGCAAAGTCCAAGCTAGGatatattgttatcaattttAGTGTATTGAGAGTTGTATgacaaacagtttttttgttgttcaagTGTTTTAAAGTGAAGTTTGGGTTGTAAGCATATTCTTCCTGAAGATTGGGTTATGTTTGGTTTTAATGTATAATCCTTTTGTTACTGCTGTTActagcataaaatattttaggtatTTTTAAACTACAGTGTGTATCTTTTGGCATctgtaaaggtttgttttgaaactGGTATGGATGACTGCAGATCTTGCAATAATTGTATTCACTGATTGTGATACTGTTTGGCTGTGTAATTTTCAGTTGTCCCAAGACCTTTATcatctgtaaattaaaaaaaaaaaacatattgacCATTCATCATttgtgtcattgatgtaaatcaaaaatagcaaaggtcctaagactgagtccTGAGGTACCTCAAttgtgatattaatccagtttgactgacctCCATTTATGACAATCCTATGTTTACTTTCAAAAGGCCACTGTTCTATCTAATAAGTTAACTTGTCCCTCATTCctataaacacaaatttatttacaAGTTGTTTGTAAAATACTTCCTGAATATCGAGATACACTAAATCTACATCCTAACCTTCATCTCCATTAACAATAACGTTTTTAAAGCTTGACAAAAGATTTGtgaagtaagattttttttcttagtgaaaccatgttaactGATAAGATTCTAACCTTTGTTAAATGTTATTCGGGTCACTCAACTCCTATCTGAATATGAAGGCTGTTTTCAGTCACCACAAATTGTGATATTCACTTAATAATTAAGTGTAAaggaaacttgttttaaaattttcccaCTCTTGTACTATGGTTTATTTTGTCAAGAACTGGAAGTGGAAGCAATATGAAGGATTCTTGTAGAAATATAGGATTTTCCCAAAGTGTTGAGAATGTTGGTGACAATACTATACAATAGCATTGAAATGCATTTTTCTACACCTTGTTCAAAAATTCATAGAGTATTTCTTTGAATAAAGGATCTCATTGCTTTGTGTCCAAAATAAATTTAGAGTACACCAAGAAAGTTAGGCCCTTACATATTGCAAGAAATGTGAACAGTCTCTCGGTTGTAGAATGCACCTCTTCACTGAGATCCTGTGTTGGTAATCCTGGTTGATGTAATGTGTCGCACAATCTGCAGGTTTGGGGCATGAATCTCAAGTTGTATTCCTAGCAAGTAGTTGGgcaaaagtttttttattaaatcattacAGTACATCCATTTAACAAAACTGTTGGTATTCATTGGAGCAGCAACCAGTATCAGAACTACCTATGAGCAACAGTTAATGTCACAAACATTGTCAACTtatcaaaattagtttttttctaaacaagtaaataatttcagtgtttaaaaatgCACAATGATTCATTctataaaactaaacacaaatatgtacaattaaaactacatgttttTTGGAAACAAATTACACCATATTCGGGAGACCAGAAGAAATTGATTCTCATGTTTATACAAGTGTAGTGTAGAACTTGCATGTGTACAGTGCCCTCTATAGAGTAGATTTTTAAACATCTGTACATATACACTTGTATAACAAAGACATTTCCTGTGTTTCTTCTAGTGGCTTCCTGAATGTGGTGAAAGTTTTCTACTGAAACAAGtcgtttaattatataattaactttatacaataaatgatCATTCATTTTTAAGTGTTggaattcttattttattaaatctgtGCACAAGAATGGTTATACGTGACATTGATTGAAGACAAATTTATAAGTTCATTATCATCATACGTGTGATTTCACTGATGACCCAGTTCCAATTGGTATCATAGTAAGTTTCAAGAAAAGTTCTTGTGCAGACAGTAATTAATCTAGAATAACAATGATTTTCATGTGGCATTCTCCTGGATGGTATAAAGAGTGGTTTTTAGAAGTTTGTCATCCAGGGAATTTGTCCATTATCACTTAAGAGGTTTGAATAGATGAATTGAGACCCTATTACATTGCTAGGGTGTAGGTTTGTTTGTCAGTTTTGGTACTTTATGCAATTTACTTGTTTGGAGTTTGTTCTAGTGTgctaatttaaataatgttttaatgtgagaacaattttttttttttatcttgcaaTGTTTCAGTATGAACACGACCAGAGTTTACGACATTGGACTAggtataataaaaattttaacttgTGTCAGGCTAGGTAAAATGGTCACTGTTCTGTGGTACATGTATGTGAGATTTAACTTTCACATGTTGTCTCTGTTTATTCTGGATCTTATGTTAAATCAGAAGACAATTATTGAATTAACTGTTATAAATTTTTGTAACCAAATTCTAGACTCATGATtggtgttatatttagttagttttacaaaaacattGTGTTAATGCTATAGTTTGTTTGATAACCTGCATGGTAGACTCTTGTTGCCAATGTACCATAGTAACGcaaaaacgcaaactaacgtgacaggggtttagtttagagagagagaaatcagaagagttctctctccaactgggggtgttcaggaacgttgtagttctTCTTCGTCCCTTTACatgagaaatttttaaaatatccgtggaatttttactttatttctttttaatatttctaaaatggagtggggtatttgtgagtgagaggaaggacaggagaactggacgagagcagcgaaagtgaagtaaGCCAGACCTTGGCTtgaggacggagtacactggcggctggcgaattgatttttaaaatttactatgattAAATACCATATGattgggtaaacggcccttttcagaatgaggctgggacctacaggtccgatgccagagattttgctgtgggggggaaatgggagtaccccgagaaaacccactttcacggcctgggtgccgaaaaatctacccagaccgtgcccggaagtagctgggaagaaacatagggaaaaaataataataataataataaaaaggaactGATGGACTGTGACGGTGGTATacatggaaactgttagctgctgtcttgtagatcgggtggtatcttcgtcatgaacttgttttcacacttgaagcccattggtgcaagtgaaaaTGTGGTCTAGGTGGTGAaacaactggctgttcttcggtgagttgttcttcgctggtctgtgatgctttgtttcttcttgtaattttggtttgagttttctgcgtggaggtagattgtttttcagtttgaactgTCACGTCGATAGTTGTCTTGCTAacggtttgagtctggctggttgttgaattctgtggatCTGGGACTGAAGTCTGGCATGATCTGTCACTTTCCTTTCTTGGACTGCTGAATcttggcgtgttgctaacagAGGGAGTTGACGTCTTCTGGGTCGAGTTATCTGTATCTGTCTTCGTGTTCCTTCTGGTTAGATCTGGACTCTGCGGTATTTTGGTAGTTTTTTGTTGGTAGTTGTTCGTTGGTTGTTTCTGATGTCTGGATGCTTTGTTTGACCAATTTTTGAAatgtcgtcgatgtgggcgtttgGCTCTGAAGtggaatatgtgataataacagccgtcacgtaaaatacagtcagcactgcaCTTTGACGTTGTCACCATCTTCATGAAGTACATAGGACGGTTAATGTTTTTAGAATAAATTCGGTGGACAGCATACACATTGGCTTGAATTTGAGGTTCAATGGCTCGTTTGATTTCTTCTGGTTCTATTGATGGGTCAACGCCCCTGAGGAATATTGAGTAGAGACTGACTGGACTTTTGGTAGGGAACACCTTACATTAAATTCGGTGTTCCATGGATGGCAGAGGTAAATatggtctgcagtagtggctggaTGGATGAGGATTCCTACCCGGCGTAAAATTCGGGTCCTGGAAGGTTCAATGGTTGCCCctggcttggctcgggcgatcaacaTGGCGACTTGAAACagcgtgaggttcggcggtaggccgtcgacgattaccggcaGCACTAATGGCCTGACTGGcaaggatgaacgtttcgttctaaATAGCATGCTGGCAGAGATATTGGCATGTCTGACTTGCTCTGGACTCCTGTGTACCATAGTGACAGGGATTCTTGGGTTATAAACATGGGTTCACTTCTGAACCTCTTTCATAAAagtcttttattattaaaataagtttttctcCTAGAAATCACAATTCTCTCAATATTCTTAAGTTTTGTGGGCCATAAAGATAAACTGTATGCAGAAAATTTGCCAAGTACATGTTTTCACATCAGTGAAGTGGGTTAATTTTTAAGTCATGGCAAAGAATGTCCACCACTTATTACCATATTGGTTCCACAAGTAAAAAATGATTGAAATGGTGacttatttttgaaatgtttaattacaacTGTAAAAGTATTTGAACATTCTGATCATATTTTTAAACCCTTGCAGGTGAGATTGCCTGCAGATGTTAATTTGTTTAACCTTTGTCTAAAGTTCCAAGCAGATTTGGAAGAGTTAAAGAGACTAGGGTCAGTTGCAGTTCGGAAACGTGTTAAAGAAGCACTTTCTAATGAAATTAGAAAAGTTGAGACCTTTTTGAAAGACCTGCATGGAACGTCGTCCACTGGAACTGAAGTTAAAGCTAATGTTGCTCGTTCCCAGTATTGTACAGTAAAGATACAAAACTATGGTAAGaaaacatttaagtttttgtaaccatattttatttttagatcccatataaaaaaaaacttcatccTTTGAAGATTTGGAGGGGAGTTACCACTGACAtcaatatatgtgtaaaaacagctcgtttgggtaaaaaaaataataataataataataataataaaatataaaattatatattcaaacatctaggcacgccctctacattccaacacttagttacacaacccctttcaaacatgtggtcagttacctctttctttctttttgaacctgacaacgaccgaagaagatcgaaacgttgtgtgctcctctgcataaaacaattttcttaacccaaacgagccgtttttacatattttttctctacaagtgggttttttatattttcacattataaatacCTCACCACATTACTGTCTAGTTTATgcttaaaaattataacttatttcttCTGTAGTGTTTTACATTGTGAAGTTTCCAAAATTTGAGACACTATTTTGTGAATCAAAATGGTCAACACTTCCAgatataaattgttaaataaattgaCAAAAATTTACTAGTAACCTATGACCTGGCCTGTCTGAATGCTGTTAGGTCAAGCTAGGTAACTGTTTTTTGATAACTATTtgtcaaaacaaatattcttttcCTTCAATGTTTGTGTAAAGGTAACAGTAACACTCAGTTTAGGACTTGAATGATGGTTGAGTCATTGCTCGTTTTGACATGTACTACAGTCCTCTCTTAACCTAACTAGGCCTACACGATGTCTTGTCATAAAAGAATTTCCatgtatttcaaacaaatattcaaattaaaacttttcaggAATAAATAGTAAACTGTAGAAAACAATCAAATCTGTAGTTTGTTCTTAAATTTTCTGAATATTTCATCACATTCTCTTGTTTCTCTCTTAGTTACATGTAATCATTTTCCCAGgaaatcaaaaaatattttgtattaactcTCCCTTGACACTAAAGCATGTGTTTTCCACATTTTGGGCCAAACTTGAAATGGCAGTTTTGTATGCACTTTTCAACtttgattgttaatattttaatcgtCTAAAAATATTCCCAGCAACCTTGGTAAATCACTTTGTTCTTTTGTATGACACTTAGacagtaaaaaaaagtttcactTCAAAGGTTCAATATTATTAATGTGTTGATGTATGTATTACGTATGTTATTTTTTACTAGCTTGGGATCAGTCGGACAAGTTTGTCAAACTTTATGTCACGCTTCCAAATGTTCAAAGCCTTCCTTCTGAACAGATTCGAACAAATTTCTCGGATAAGTAAGTACAAGTCTGTAACTAATTATTGTAAGTTTTAATGTGAACGTGTGAATTCATGTGTAACGTGATCCAAAAAATAACTTGTCTACTTGTTTAGCTTTATGAATTTTCCCTGAAATGGCTCTTGTGTTTAGAAAAAGtagttgtaaataaaacataatatttcccAAAGTAATTACTTGTTTAAAACCATAGTTGTGTTTATGTTCTCATGGAAAATGAATAACTAAATACATGTAAAGAATTCTACTTCTAAAACTAGGAAATAATGAAGTGGACTTGAACGTGTTTCACCCAAGTCTTGCCATGAACTGTGACAGAGTCTTTTAAACAGACTTGGATTTAGAGCACATGTAACATAAGTTTCTTTTATGCTCGCGTGTTGCtgtcttaataataaaaacttggtATAGTTGGGACACAATGTTGAACTTTAGAGCAAACAAGGAAATTTCCATAATCATCAGTACACGTGAGGACATCACCACCTAGTTATTCAGACATAATTTGCTCCATCTACAGTTGTTATCAAAACGAGACAGAGGTCTTAACGATCAGTGTTTGCTGTTTAAAAACTTTAGAGTTTTCATGTTGTAAGTGGATTGATATTGTagcataacaaaataatagagttacaataaaagaaaaacaactggcatatgtattattttataaacattactttaGTTTACTTGCagttattttaaagttgtaatataTTGTACTTAAATTATCCATGTATCACTTGTACTTTGTATTCCTCAGTTCTTGAGGTCAGTATTATCGTATCTTGCACTTGTTCAGAAACTGTCTTGGTTGATAAACAAGTTATTGGTCAGTTTTTCCAAACGTTATTCATAGCACAGTCCTTGGTTTAGAAATACGACCTGGCTGTGacctaaattaaaaatgttatgagTAGCTCTAATGAAAAGGATGTTTTTATTATCCTTTATTTTATATGAGAGAAATCCATGGAGGTGTAAGACCATGGTGAATTGgtcttttattgttttagtgACTATAATTTCTTGAAGCATGGTTGTAGGGTTAACTTTCTAAATGTTTCAGTCAGTTATACTTTGTTTATGCACAGTTgcattagtaaaaaaaataccTTAAGTATTAAATACAAGTCTTCTGTAAAATAATTGTCATAAGTTACTttaagttttacaaaacaaaataaaatatttggtaggGTTCTTCCAACCCCAGTTAAAACCTTCCAAAATCTACCTTTTGGTAAACCATGTCGAGTGATATAAAAATCTACACTTAGTTTTGTATGTCTTTAGAGATGAACTACCAATGGAATCTGGTGAAATATTAGGTTAACAATACATGCTTAGGGTTTTTAGACGTAAtttgttatatgaaaatataattcaaTGTAAGAATGTATTCCTTCATGTCTTGCATGGTTCGTAACTTAAAAGAAATTTACATACTTAAGAATGGTTTTGAACAAGGTGGTCAACATTTACTTTCAGTTTAAAGCAGGTACCAACAGTTATTGGAAACGACGATGGTTTGGAGAACTGTATGTTTACGTGTAATACTGTTGTCTAAAGAATGCATTCTTATTAGagataatatttatgtaattagtaatttccatgtcttaaaatttatcataacagtatgaacatataaataaattattaaaatatttaagttattagtAATACCTATTGTTACTCATAGGTTGGTTTGAAACTTCATAATTTACTGTATGGTTTAGCATCCATCTTACCAGTTTTAATTATGGGTTTTATAGATCAGTGGAACTCCAAGTTATTGGACTGGAGAATAAGATTCAGGTTTTGACCATCAAGAATTTGACATACCCTATCAAGCCTCAGGAGAGTTACCACAAAGTAATAAATGTTCTTCATATAATTTATGAACATGAACAGGTTAATTTATAAtggaatattgttttgtttgttttttgtaccaTCAAATTTTATGCTTGAAGTAAAGCTTACACATAATTGTATGTATTAGTTACctttatatacacaatatatccACTGTTGACAAAGACTTTCGACCAAACAGAAGGTGTACATAATTGACCCTTTCCAGGCCAGAGGGGTGTTGTTGACCAAACCACATTGAATTTAGAACTTACTAAACAGCTAATTTCAGTTTTCATGTTGTAAGACGTTTAAGAAAACGGTGAAATACATTGTTGTACTCATTCTAAATGTCGATATAAAAACTTCAGTTTCATATTTGCAGTTGGTTACAACTCTACGTTGCCCATGGTTAACAGCAGCAGTAGTagtttattatagaaatataaatgtaattatatgcTTAACTGatttgtttacaaacaaatcttagaGCCACTTAGAAGTGTAAGTTTGAACTTGGTTTGAATTacactaattatttttatatttaaaaaatactattgaaaaattatgattatttGTTTACTGTTACTAACTGTCAAAATAATAGGTCACATATATTAAGCAATTAGGCTTCAGAATCAACGGTGATAAAAttagtgtttatttctaaatagaCAACCAGTTTATAATTAGTTGGTTAAACCATAATTTAGTATTCATGAAAAAGTACAACTATGGTCAAGAAGGGTTCTTCTCAGTTCATATGTGAATTGTAGAGATTTATGATTGTGATAACCCTGTATAGGTGTTAGGTGATTTTCACCTTCTAATTCAAATGGTTAAGATGTGCTGCTTACttgttaaaaatgatttttaaagttCAGTTTCACAGTAAACAAGAGTTAAAGTATGTTTAACTGAATTTCCATTACccatgtgtttttattgtaacacTGATTTGTACAAGTGTTGTACAAGACAATTCCAGTGAATCTAAACTGTTTGATTTTCCTTGTCTGAAGCTCAAGAATGACACGGTGACGGTGTTCTTGAAGAAAGACTCCACCAAACATTGGCCGTACATgactgaaattgaaaaaaaagttaaggATTCCAGGTAagaaacttgttttgtgtagtaCAAACAGACTACGTTTGTGTTCGTTCAGTGTGTTTTCTGTTGTCATATAAGGATGTTATGATAGGTTTGAGAAGGACTTGAAATaagatattaaatttaaagttgGGTTTATAATAATGACCTTGCTAATAATTCCTTGGCCTCTCTCTGGttgcttgttttttaacattaaatataattatatactgGATGAAGTTATTTCTCATCCTCTCTACCTTAAAAACACCAGTGGTTTATATGATACAGtgctaatgtttttataaatgtaacatgGAAGAAATGAGATGACAATAGATTTGGTTACTGTAGAACTGAGTAgttgatttttgttattaatttttttcatatttaaaacagttgaagtgacatttcaaatgtttaagtCAGACATTACACAGTTTGTACACACATCTAGTAAAAGCAGGTAAAAGAAATTACTTACACATAATATCAGTTTTATGAGACTGTTGTTATAACTTTCAAGTTCCATTTCTTTTCATGACACTAAGTTACTCCC encodes:
- the LOC143247678 gene encoding calcyclin-binding protein; this encodes MSKVEEFQADLEELKRLGSVAVRKRVKEALSNEIRKVETFLKDLHGTSSTGTEVKANVARSQYCTVKIQNYAWDQSDKFVKLYVTLPNVQSLPSEQIRTNFSDKSVELQVIGLENKIQVLTIKNLTYPIKPQESYHKLKNDTVTVFLKKDSTKHWPYMTEIEKKVKDSRTPKYDEDTSDPGKSLMNLMKQMYDEGDDEMKRTIAKAWTEAREKQSSELDL